In Anaerolineales bacterium, the following proteins share a genomic window:
- a CDS encoding DNA alkylation repair protein — MTAKQFIERLKALSSKQAAKGHAHLAADKTDAIIGVKMGQVFALAKEFMGMELDEVEKLLESPIHEARVGAVSIMDFQARSKKTSPERRKELFDLYIRRHDRINTWDLVDRSAIWVVGSYLFDKPRKILYKLAKSKMMAERRTAIVTTLYFIGKDDLDDAYKLAEIMLFDKEDLIHKANGWALRFAGDRDKKRLLKFLDQYAATMPRVTLRYALEKMDKKTKEHYMNLGKAK, encoded by the coding sequence ATGACCGCCAAACAATTCATCGAACGGCTGAAAGCGCTCAGTTCCAAGCAAGCGGCGAAGGGACATGCTCACCTTGCGGCGGATAAAACCGACGCCATCATTGGCGTGAAGATGGGGCAGGTCTTTGCGCTGGCGAAGGAATTCATGGGCATGGAACTCGATGAGGTGGAGAAACTGCTCGAAAGTCCGATTCATGAGGCGCGGGTGGGCGCGGTCAGCATCATGGATTTTCAGGCACGGAGCAAGAAGACATCCCCTGAGCGCAGAAAAGAATTGTTCGACCTGTATATTCGGCGGCACGACCGAATCAACACATGGGATCTGGTGGACCGTTCCGCCATTTGGGTCGTCGGCAGTTATCTCTTCGATAAGCCGCGCAAGATTTTGTATAAGTTGGCGAAATCGAAGATGATGGCGGAACGACGGACAGCGATCGTCACGACGTTGTATTTCATCGGGAAGGACGATCTCGATGATGCCTATAAACTTGCGGAAATCATGTTGTTCGACAAGGAAGATTTGATCCACAAAGCCAACGGCTGGGCGCTGCGTTTTGCGGGCGATAGAGATAAAAAGCGTCTGCTCAAATTTTTGGATCAATACGCGGCGACCATGCCGAGAGTCACCTTGCGGTATGCGCTGGAAAAGATGGACAAGAAAACCAAAGAGCATTACATGAACTTGGGGAAGGCGAAGTAG
- a CDS encoding SDR family oxidoreductase, with the protein MTQTAIITGAASGIGRHWAEALSKIGGYQLMLADSNEAGLREAFTPCENILLHPLDIRLAEHWQKIIAETLQRFRRIDYLFNIAGANRPLFFQDQPLAAIDQVIDVNLKGALIGMRLTGEVMLKQGAGHIINIASLAGISPTPGNALYSAAKGGLRNASIAVAIEWRKRGVFVTVISPDLVDTPILTERLNSAGEEAALAFSGATLTVFDLEKALWKAMRTKPLEINLPRWRGWLTKLNDLNPSLMFLLYEKMKKRGMKRLEQLRKER; encoded by the coding sequence ATGACTCAAACCGCGATTATCACAGGCGCCGCCAGCGGCATCGGCAGGCATTGGGCGGAAGCGCTCTCAAAAATCGGCGGGTATCAATTGATGCTCGCCGATTCAAATGAAGCGGGTCTGCGTGAAGCGTTCACGCCGTGCGAAAATATTTTGCTCCACCCGCTCGACATCCGCTTGGCGGAACACTGGCAAAAAATCATCGCAGAAACTTTGCAACGCTTCAGGCGCATTGACTATCTGTTCAACATCGCGGGCGCGAACCGTCCGTTGTTTTTTCAAGACCAGCCGCTCGCGGCGATTGATCAAGTCATTGACGTGAACCTGAAAGGCGCGCTGATCGGGATGCGCCTGACGGGTGAAGTCATGCTCAAACAAGGCGCGGGGCACATCATCAACATCGCTTCGCTGGCGGGCATTTCTCCCACGCCAGGCAACGCGCTTTATTCGGCGGCAAAGGGCGGCTTGCGAAACGCGTCAATTGCAGTGGCGATTGAATGGCGCAAGCGGGGAGTCTTCGTCACGGTCATCTCGCCCGACCTTGTGGATACGCCCATTTTGACGGAACGCCTCAACTCCGCAGGGGAAGAGGCTGCGCTTGCTTTTAGCGGCGCCACGCTGACAGTTTTCGACCTTGAAAAAGCGCTTTGGAAAGCCATGCGTACTAAACCGCTGGAGATCAACCTCCCTCGCTGGCGCGGCTGGCTGACAAAGTTGAATGACCTCAATCCATCGCTGATGTTTTTGCTCTACGAAAAAATGAAGAAGCGCGGCATGAAACGGCTGGAGCAATTAAGGAAAGAGAGATAA
- a CDS encoding SAP domain-containing protein produces the protein MKKLSPTMTLSEFDNGYWYSKELKEFASRIGVSYSNKLRKDELEQSIRHFLQTGEKITPRKISSPQGQLRDIDRGLSLELVVTHYTSNKTTKAFIQKEALKIFPHMPNKSGARYWLNRWREEQLEKGKKITYADLVKQFVKLNTTQGKLPRIPSTKFNNFIADFLESNNKATRTDAVVAWEELKRLNLPKTFKAWEKHQKA, from the coding sequence ATGAAAAAACTATCACCCACAATGACACTATCCGAATTTGATAATGGATATTGGTATTCAAAAGAACTCAAGGAGTTTGCTAGCAGAATTGGGGTTTCTTACTCAAACAAATTACGTAAAGATGAACTTGAGCAAAGTATTAGGCATTTTTTACAAACAGGTGAGAAGATAACTCCTCGAAAAATCTCATCACCACAAGGTCAGTTGAGAGATATTGATCGTGGTTTAAGTTTGGAACTTGTTGTAACTCACTACACTAGCAATAAAACGACAAAAGCGTTTATCCAAAAAGAAGCGTTAAAGATATTTCCTCATATGCCGAATAAATCAGGCGCACGTTATTGGTTGAATCGCTGGCGTGAAGAACAGTTAGAAAAAGGTAAAAAAATCACATATGCTGATTTAGTCAAACAATTTGTAAAGTTAAATACCACGCAGGGTAAGTTGCCGAGAATTCCATCTACTAAATTTAACAATTTTATTGCCGACTTTCTTGAATCTAATAATAAGGCGACTAGGACAGATGCAGTGGTTGCGTGGGAAGAGTTGAAAAGATTGAATTTGCCTAAGACTTTCAAGGCTTGGGAAAAACATCAGAAAGCATAA
- a CDS encoding MFS transporter, with product MAESIPQAMSTKRERVAWYLYDFGNSAYASVVLLAVYSAYFKNQVVGGAEGSRLWGLSISIAMIIVAIAAPIMGAIADYSGAKKKFLFFFTALSVIFTALLFFTQKGTIALAVIFFLLSELGYRAAQIFYDALLPEIATPEETGRIAGTGWAVGSAGGIVILLIILPPILMSKSDLLVVRSTLVITAIFFALASIPIFRWLKERAKPQALPAGENYLSIAFKQLSATIKAARGFKEFLKFMLAYLVYNEGVIIALDFAAILGAVLFGLEQTGLIIFFIVVQATNVLGALLFGNLQDRMGGKRALTISIFMMAACIGAMYFAQNQTHFFIIGAFIGAAMAGVQSVSRAMVATFSPPGKSGEFFGFFALTGRTSSFIGPAVFGWLAAELTLWYQSQGQALEAAEQSGHRLALLSIGVFLFAGWALMLFVNEKKAREMANLK from the coding sequence ATGGCAGAGAGTATTCCGCAAGCGATGTCCACCAAGCGCGAACGCGTGGCGTGGTATTTGTACGACTTCGGCAATTCGGCGTATGCTTCGGTCGTTTTGCTCGCCGTCTATTCGGCGTATTTCAAGAATCAAGTGGTGGGCGGCGCGGAAGGCTCGCGCCTGTGGGGGCTGAGCATTTCCATCGCGATGATCATCGTCGCCATCGCCGCACCGATCATGGGGGCAATTGCGGACTATTCGGGCGCAAAGAAAAAATTCCTGTTCTTCTTCACCGCGCTATCGGTGATTTTCACCGCCCTGCTTTTCTTCACCCAAAAAGGGACGATCGCTCTGGCGGTTATTTTCTTCCTGCTTTCGGAACTCGGCTATCGTGCCGCGCAAATTTTCTATGACGCGCTCCTGCCCGAGATCGCCACACCCGAAGAGACGGGACGCATCGCTGGCACGGGTTGGGCTGTCGGCTCCGCTGGCGGCATTGTCATCCTCCTCATCATTCTCCCGCCGATTCTGATGAGCAAAAGCGACCTGCTCGTCGTGCGTTCCACGCTGGTCATCACAGCGATCTTTTTCGCGCTGGCTTCGATTCCCATCTTCCGCTGGCTCAAAGAACGCGCCAAACCGCAAGCCTTGCCCGCTGGCGAGAACTATCTCAGCATTGCCTTCAAACAACTGAGCGCCACCATCAAAGCCGCGCGCGGATTCAAAGAGTTCCTCAAGTTCATGCTCGCCTATCTCGTGTATAACGAAGGCGTGATCATCGCGCTCGATTTTGCGGCGATTCTCGGCGCGGTCTTGTTCGGGCTGGAGCAGACGGGCTTGATCATCTTCTTCATCGTCGTGCAAGCCACCAACGTGCTCGGCGCATTGCTGTTTGGAAATTTACAAGACCGCATGGGCGGCAAACGCGCCTTGACCATCTCCATTTTTATGATGGCGGCGTGCATCGGCGCGATGTACTTCGCACAAAACCAGACTCATTTCTTCATCATCGGCGCGTTCATCGGCGCGGCGATGGCGGGCGTGCAATCCGTCAGCCGCGCGATGGTCGCCACTTTCAGCCCGCCTGGAAAGAGCGGTGAGTTCTTCGGCTTCTTCGCGCTCACTGGACGCACCTCTTCGTTCATCGGTCCCGCCGTCTTCGGCTGGCTGGCGGCGGAGTTGACGCTGTGGTACCAGAGTCAAGGTCAGGCTTTGGAAGCGGCGGAGCAATCGGGTCATCGTCTCGCGCTTCTTTCCATCGGCGTGTTTTTATTCGCGGGCTGGGCGTTGATGCTCTTCGTCAATGAAAAGAAAGCGCGCGAAATGGCGAATCTGAAATAA
- a CDS encoding DUF1697 domain-containing protein has translation MAETQYLALLRGINVGGNNIIKMADLKTCFEELGLADVATYIQSGNVIFKSAEKDKAKLTKRIEAGLSERFGYEARVAVISHRQLKQAVDDAPRGFGKQPDKFRYDVIFLKEPLTPKEAMKSVSVKEGVDAAHAGRDVLYFSRLISKASSSHLTKIIGMPVYQSMTIRNWNTTTKLLAMMEKG, from the coding sequence ATGGCAGAGACTCAATACCTTGCATTGTTACGCGGCATCAACGTCGGCGGCAACAACATCATCAAAATGGCGGACTTGAAAACCTGTTTTGAAGAGTTGGGGCTTGCCGACGTTGCGACCTACATCCAAAGCGGAAACGTGATCTTCAAATCCGCTGAAAAGGATAAAGCGAAACTGACGAAGCGAATCGAGGCGGGACTTTCGGAACGATTCGGCTACGAGGCGCGGGTGGCGGTCATTTCGCACCGACAGCTGAAACAAGCGGTGGATGACGCTCCGCGCGGGTTTGGCAAACAGCCCGACAAATTTCGATACGATGTCATCTTCCTGAAAGAACCGCTTACGCCAAAAGAAGCGATGAAAAGTGTCAGTGTCAAAGAAGGCGTGGACGCGGCTCATGCAGGCAGGGATGTGCTTTATTTTTCCCGCCTGATCAGCAAAGCCTCATCGAGCCACTTGACGAAAATTATCGGAATGCCTGTTTATCAAAGCATGACCATCCGCAACTGGAACACGACCACGAAACTGTTGGCGATGATGGAAAAGGGTTAG
- a CDS encoding DUF1801 domain-containing protein — MLTKNLTSDLPNIGAPATRALEHQGYTTLKQLTKLSEAQLLQMHGVGPKAIRILKETFKAKGLSFKESKTGEKLKKKGSPVSRTDVVDKFMLELSHPLKAGVEAVRSIIKGVNKNVNEEIKWKAPSFNYKGEYVVTFNLRDTKKIHLVFHNPMIAKVKSKLLEGDYKDRRMTYFADMKDIKAKQKELIKVLKDLIKLQEK; from the coding sequence ATGCTCACCAAAAACCTAACATCTGATTTACCAAACATTGGTGCGCCTGCTACGCGTGCATTGGAACATCAAGGCTATACAACTCTCAAACAATTGACCAAACTCAGTGAAGCACAGTTATTGCAAATGCACGGAGTGGGTCCAAAAGCAATTCGGATTTTGAAAGAAACATTCAAAGCAAAAGGATTATCTTTCAAAGAATCTAAAACAGGGGAGAAGTTAAAGAAGAAAGGTTCACCCGTCAGCCGTACAGATGTAGTAGATAAATTTATGCTGGAGTTGAGTCACCCACTAAAAGCAGGGGTTGAAGCGGTTCGGTCTATCATCAAAGGTGTAAATAAAAATGTCAATGAAGAAATTAAATGGAAAGCACCATCTTTCAATTACAAAGGTGAATATGTGGTGACGTTTAATTTGCGAGATACAAAAAAGATTCATTTGGTATTTCATAACCCCATGATTGCAAAAGTTAAAAGTAAATTATTGGAAGGTGATTACAAAGATAGGCGTATGACGTATTTTGCGGATATGAAAGATATCAAAGCAAAACAAAAAGAATTGATTAAGGTGTTGAAAGATTTAATTAAATTACAGGAGAAATAA
- a CDS encoding MFS transporter produces the protein MKTFYQILANTVLANVTNMIVWFAMIFFIYLETKSVTATSIVSGIFLLLTAGLGIWFGSLVDHNKKKNVMILSGVISLTIYIIGFGIYISLPAETWKNPTNITLWVFNVLLLVGVIAGNIRSIAVPTLVTILVPEDDRAKANGMVGTAFGIAFLICSAISGLLVGAGGMFYVLILGIVMMMFSILHLWFLPIPEKEIVHLENQQPKVDLRGTYAVVKAIPGLMALIIFTTINNFLGGTFMGLMDAYGLSLVSVQVWGGLFAVLSCAFIVGGLVISKYGLGKNPLVAMFAANIVIWIISALFTIQPSIILLAVGMFIYLSVVPFIEAAEQTILQKVVPQERQGRVFGFAQSVEQSAAPLTTFLIGPVAETFFIPFMTTGAGVGLIGSWFGTGPARGIALVFTVTGIIGLILTMIAMNTKYYKQLSDVYLNSKSEESLPEGELA, from the coding sequence ATGAAAACTTTTTATCAGATTTTAGCAAATACAGTTCTAGCCAACGTCACCAACATGATCGTTTGGTTCGCCATGATATTTTTTATCTACCTTGAAACAAAATCAGTCACAGCCACTTCCATTGTTTCGGGAATTTTTCTTTTGTTAACCGCTGGCTTAGGGATTTGGTTCGGCAGTTTAGTTGACCATAACAAGAAAAAGAATGTCATGATTCTTTCGGGTGTAATTTCATTAACAATTTACATCATCGGTTTTGGTATTTATATTTCTTTGCCTGCCGAAACTTGGAAGAACCCAACCAACATCACACTTTGGGTTTTCAATGTATTACTTTTAGTTGGCGTGATTGCGGGTAACATCCGCTCAATTGCAGTGCCAACACTTGTGACTATTTTAGTTCCCGAAGATGACCGCGCCAAAGCCAACGGTATGGTCGGCACAGCCTTTGGCATTGCATTCTTAATTTGTTCTGCTATCAGTGGTTTGTTAGTTGGCGCAGGCGGAATGTTTTATGTTTTGATTCTCGGCATCGTGATGATGATGTTTTCGATTCTTCATCTTTGGTTTTTACCAATTCCTGAAAAAGAAATTGTGCATCTTGAAAATCAACAACCCAAAGTAGATTTGCGTGGCACTTATGCAGTCGTCAAAGCAATTCCAGGTTTGATGGCGTTAATTATTTTCACTACCATTAACAACTTTTTAGGCGGCACATTCATGGGGTTAATGGATGCTTATGGCTTATCCCTTGTATCCGTTCAAGTGTGGGGCGGGCTTTTCGCTGTTCTCAGTTGTGCCTTTATTGTCGGAGGGCTTGTTATTTCAAAATATGGCTTGGGCAAAAATCCATTAGTTGCCATGTTCGCCGCCAACATCGTCATTTGGATAATCTCTGCTCTCTTCACCATTCAACCATCTATTATTTTGCTTGCAGTTGGTATGTTTATTTATTTGAGCGTTGTGCCATTTATCGAAGCCGCCGAACAAACGATTTTACAAAAAGTTGTGCCACAAGAAAGGCAGGGACGTGTTTTTGGATTCGCTCAAAGCGTCGAGCAATCTGCCGCGCCTCTGACTACCTTTCTAATTGGTCCTGTTGCAGAGACTTTTTTCATCCCGTTTATGACCACAGGCGCAGGCGTTGGATTAATCGGATCATGGTTTGGCACAGGTCCCGCACGCGGCATTGCTTTGGTATTCACAGTAACTGGTATCATCGGTTTAATTCTGACAATGATTGCTATGAATACAAAATATTACAAACAACTTTCAGATGTTTACCTGAATAGCAAAAGTGAAGAATCATTACCTGAAGGTGAGTTGGCATAA
- a CDS encoding NAD-dependent epimerase/dehydratase family protein translates to MDHTRYKKIFITGALGFVGRALAERYRQLGAQTYGLDVRADAGLNVIAGDIAQPQAWQSALQGCDLVIHTAAIVTNNVSRAEAWRVNVLGTRCVLDAATQAGVKRFVHFSSLAAMRFNTEDQADESAPLMPTGNPYVDTKIASEHVVLAAHAKGEIACTILRPADVYGPNSRPWTIVPAQMIRKGLFLLPMHGQGIFRAIYIDDLINGVILAAEKDEASGQIFILGGEKKLTCETFFGHYYRMMGKGSPRVMDTSTAIAIAEIGRVIFKLLGKPTELGRGAMEMLSKKNTVSNEKAHRLLGWHEQVTLEEGMRRTEIWLREQGIL, encoded by the coding sequence ATGGATCACACTCGTTATAAAAAAATCTTCATCACTGGCGCGCTGGGCTTTGTGGGACGCGCGCTTGCGGAACGATACCGTCAACTCGGCGCGCAGACTTACGGACTCGATGTCCGCGCAGATGCGGGGCTGAACGTCATCGCAGGCGACATCGCTCAACCGCAGGCGTGGCAATCCGCTTTACAGGGCTGCGACCTTGTGATCCACACCGCCGCCATTGTCACCAACAACGTCTCGCGCGCGGAAGCGTGGCGCGTCAACGTGCTGGGGACGCGTTGTGTATTGGACGCGGCAACCCAAGCGGGAGTCAAGCGCTTCGTCCATTTTTCATCGCTGGCGGCGATGCGCTTCAACACCGAAGACCAAGCGGACGAGTCCGCGCCGCTGATGCCGACAGGCAACCCGTATGTGGATACGAAAATCGCCAGCGAGCACGTCGTCCTTGCCGCACACGCGAAAGGCGAAATCGCCTGCACGATCCTCCGCCCCGCAGACGTTTACGGACCCAACTCCCGCCCGTGGACTATCGTCCCCGCGCAGATGATTCGCAAAGGCTTGTTCCTGCTCCCCATGCACGGACAGGGAATCTTCCGCGCCATTTACATTGACGACCTGATCAACGGCGTAATTCTCGCCGCTGAAAAAGACGAAGCCAGCGGACAAATTTTCATCCTCGGCGGGGAAAAGAAATTAACCTGCGAAACTTTCTTCGGTCATTATTATCGGATGATGGGCAAAGGCAGTCCGCGCGTGATGGACACATCCACAGCCATTGCAATCGCCGAGATCGGACGCGTCATCTTCAAACTGCTCGGCAAACCCACCGAACTTGGACGCGGCGCAATGGAAATGCTCTCGAAGAAAAATACCGTCTCGAACGAAAAAGCGCATCGCCTGCTCGGCTGGCATGAGCAGGTGACCTTGGAAGAAGGAATGCGACGAACAGAAATTTGGTTGCGAGAACAAGGCATTTTATAA
- a CDS encoding excinuclease ABC subunit UvrA, translating to MPQEFIEIRNARENNLKNVSLKIPKRKITIFTGVSGSGKSSIVFDTIATEAQRMLNENFSMFVRTFLPKYAQPDADAIENLSMSVVVDQKQLGGGSHSTVGTTTDISTAFRLLFSKIGKPYVGPAYMFGFNNPQGMCPNCNGLGRKLDVDLDKFLDTSKSLNEGAILFPEYAVKSWGWSLIINTGFFDADKKLSKYSQKEMDLLLHSKPVKVKTNVGAKDFNLTYEGIVDKFVNKYIKRDLKTMSERTQKQVEPYMTMGACSECHGSRLSQTILKCKINGYNIADMANMEITELIKVVKGIKEPVAAPMVKTLIERLSHLVDIGLEYLSLNRETDTLSGGESQRVKIVKHLSSSLMDVMYIFDEPSVGLHPRDVHRMNELLQKLRDKGNTVIVVEHDPDVIKVADHIVDVGPNAGKKGGEIVYEGSYVNLLKAKTLTGTHIKEKISIKDSFRTATGKLPIKNAKANNLKNVSVDIPTGVLTVVTGVAGSGKSSLIHQVFLKQHPDAIVIDQSAVGVNSRSNPATYTGIMDDIRKAFASANKVQPALFSFNSKGACENCQGLGVVYTDLAFLSEIKLPCEVCEGKRFKDEVLKYKLNGKNISEVLSMNVQQALEYFEIKEVKRVLQAMSDVGLDYLSLGQPLSTLSGGECQRIKLASELHKKGSIYIMDEPTTGLHMSDIGHLLEVMNRLVDTGNTVLVIEHNLHVIKNADWIIDMGPEGGSKGGEIVFEGTPKQLLSAKRSLTSQYIK from the coding sequence ATGCCCCAAGAATTTATTGAGATTCGGAATGCACGTGAGAATAACTTAAAAAATGTTTCTTTAAAAATTCCAAAGAGAAAAATAACTATTTTTACAGGTGTTTCTGGTTCTGGAAAATCTTCAATTGTGTTTGACACGATTGCTACCGAAGCACAACGCATGTTGAATGAAAACTTTAGCATGTTTGTACGCACGTTTTTGCCAAAGTATGCCCAACCTGATGCAGATGCCATTGAAAATTTAAGTATGTCTGTTGTTGTGGACCAAAAACAATTGGGTGGTGGTTCACATTCAACAGTGGGGACGACAACGGATATCAGTACAGCTTTTCGATTATTGTTTTCAAAAATTGGTAAGCCGTATGTTGGACCTGCTTATATGTTTGGGTTTAACAATCCACAAGGCATGTGCCCAAACTGTAATGGCTTGGGGCGCAAGTTAGATGTTGATTTAGATAAATTTTTAGATACATCGAAATCATTAAATGAAGGTGCGATTTTATTCCCAGAATATGCTGTCAAATCTTGGGGTTGGAGTTTGATCATCAATACAGGTTTCTTTGACGCTGATAAAAAATTATCAAAATATTCTCAAAAAGAAATGGATTTGCTTTTGCATAGCAAACCCGTCAAAGTTAAAACCAATGTGGGTGCAAAAGACTTTAATTTAACTTATGAAGGCATTGTTGATAAATTCGTCAATAAATATATCAAGCGCGATTTGAAAACTATGTCTGAACGGACTCAAAAACAAGTTGAGCCATACATGACCATGGGTGCATGTTCAGAATGTCATGGCTCAAGATTGAGTCAAACGATTTTGAAATGCAAAATCAATGGTTACAACATTGCGGATATGGCAAACATGGAAATCACTGAGTTGATTAAAGTAGTCAAAGGAATCAAAGAACCTGTTGCCGCACCAATGGTTAAGACTTTAATTGAAAGATTAAGTCACTTAGTTGATATTGGCTTGGAATATTTAAGTTTGAATCGTGAGACGGATACATTATCAGGTGGGGAATCACAACGTGTGAAGATTGTTAAACATTTAAGTAGTAGCCTCATGGATGTTATGTATATCTTCGATGAGCCAAGCGTGGGCTTACATCCGCGTGATGTGCATCGTATGAATGAACTCTTACAAAAATTAAGAGATAAAGGCAATACAGTTATCGTTGTCGAACATGACCCAGATGTCATCAAAGTAGCAGACCATATCGTCGATGTAGGACCAAATGCGGGCAAGAAAGGAGGCGAAATTGTCTATGAGGGCAGTTATGTCAATTTGCTCAAAGCCAAAACGCTCACAGGTACTCACATCAAAGAAAAAATTTCTATCAAAGATAGTTTTCGTACAGCAACAGGCAAACTTCCAATTAAGAATGCCAAAGCAAATAATTTGAAAAATGTCAGTGTGGATATTCCAACGGGCGTATTAACTGTGGTGACGGGTGTGGCTGGCTCGGGAAAAAGTTCTTTAATTCATCAAGTCTTTTTGAAACAACATCCTGATGCCATTGTGATTGACCAATCTGCTGTGGGTGTGAATAGCCGCTCGAACCCTGCAACTTATACAGGTATTATGGATGATATTCGTAAAGCCTTTGCAAGTGCCAATAAAGTGCAACCTGCTTTATTTAGTTTTAATTCCAAAGGTGCTTGTGAAAATTGTCAGGGACTTGGTGTGGTGTATACAGACTTAGCATTTTTAAGTGAAATAAAACTTCCCTGTGAAGTTTGTGAAGGCAAGCGTTTCAAAGATGAAGTATTGAAATATAAACTCAATGGGAAAAATATTTCGGAAGTTTTGTCTATGAATGTTCAACAAGCCTTGGAATATTTTGAAATTAAAGAAGTGAAGCGCGTTCTGCAAGCCATGAGTGATGTGGGCTTGGATTATTTAAGTTTGGGTCAACCCTTGAGTACATTATCTGGTGGTGAATGTCAGAGAATCAAATTAGCAAGTGAGTTACATAAAAAAGGGAGCATCTACATCATGGATGAACCCACTACTGGATTGCACATGTCTGATATTGGGCATTTGCTGGAAGTAATGAACCGCCTCGTGGATACGGGCAACACCGTACTGGTCATTGAGCATAATCTACACGTCATCAAAAACGCAGATTGGATTATAGATATGGGTCCCGAAGGCGGAAGCAAAGGCGGGGAAATTGTTTTCGAAGGCACACCCAAGCAGTTGTTAAGTGCGAAGCGTTCGTTGACGAGTCAATATATCAAATAG
- a CDS encoding MarR family transcriptional regulator, giving the protein MTNSTKAELKKKALAAVASYGANMTLFRNAVSEWAGLNVTDMECMRLLFLKGIATPSEIGRHTGLTSGATTAMLDRLERAGLIERRPNPNDRRGTLIAPIADSSQKAASWFESARKAQDELISSYTAEELEIISDVFERFSKLWDDERRKLKKE; this is encoded by the coding sequence ATGACCAATTCAACCAAAGCAGAATTAAAGAAAAAAGCCTTAGCCGCAGTCGCCAGCTACGGCGCCAACATGACTCTGTTCCGCAACGCCGTCAGCGAATGGGCAGGACTCAACGTCACTGATATGGAATGTATGAGACTTTTGTTCCTCAAAGGCATCGCCACCCCCTCTGAGATTGGAAGACACACGGGTCTCACCTCGGGCGCGACGACAGCCATGTTGGACCGACTCGAACGGGCGGGCTTGATCGAGCGCCGTCCCAATCCCAACGACCGACGCGGGACTCTGATCGCTCCCATTGCCGACAGTTCACAAAAAGCCGCGTCATGGTTTGAATCGGCGAGAAAAGCGCAAGACGAATTGATCTCCAGTTATACGGCGGAGGAATTGGAGATCATTTCCGATGTGTTCGAACGATTTTCGAAACTATGGGATGATGAGCGCAGGAAACTGAAAAAAGAATAA
- a CDS encoding VOC family protein, producing the protein MNQTSNWVKGIANTTLFVEDLAAAKHFYQQVFGLEVFFEDDDSAVFKFGSMLVNLLKVSAAGELIEPAKVGSRDAGSRFVFTIEVDDVDAMCADLATRSVKLLNGPMNRPWGVRAASFVDPGGYIWEIAKSIQPNE; encoded by the coding sequence ATGAATCAAACATCAAACTGGGTAAAGGGAATTGCCAACACGACATTGTTCGTCGAAGACCTAGCGGCGGCAAAACATTTCTATCAGCAGGTGTTCGGGCTGGAAGTGTTTTTCGAGGATGACGATTCGGCTGTATTCAAGTTTGGGTCTATGCTCGTCAATTTGTTGAAGGTGTCGGCGGCAGGCGAACTGATCGAACCTGCCAAAGTGGGGAGCCGTGACGCAGGTTCACGCTTTGTATTTACAATTGAAGTTGATGATGTGGATGCAATGTGCGCTGACCTTGCAACGCGTAGCGTGAAATTATTAAATGGTCCGATGAATCGTCCGTGGGGTGTGCGGGCTGCTAGTTTTGTTGACCCTGGCGGTTATATTTGGGAGATTGCGAAATCTATCCAACCTAATGAATAA